In a single window of the Prinia subflava isolate CZ2003 ecotype Zambia chromosome 3, Cam_Psub_1.2, whole genome shotgun sequence genome:
- the LOC134548242 gene encoding skin secretory protein xP2-like, translating to MPRGRRRSRRRRRAGTAAPLTLGTALAGRREEGRSRSPRDRAGIAETRWVLGAVAPGSRLGLPGLEALAAAAGPRGGSPPWAAPSLLQVPAAAQPAPRRDGSDLPAGAPAALAVLRLQPGAEGSARAAAAAAGAAPRLRTVYVNPRWLERQAALGAAAAAASPCAEAAAAASGAAGAPAPSPAPAPAPAPAPAPAQAAAAAGQGQGEAEAAATPYVGLRRPLGYKLAKATKERIWRGEFIDLFSLLHTELAPEHGPRPGDTLDQWVSAFLVYASVLCEKHPARCGAMFKYLDTIRKLHATYGGTSWMNYDEDFRRRAAKNPSLPWGDVDLDLWMKWMAPLKSLVPRRPRAESETQASPAQPPPPGQSPKQEEKSQTP from the coding sequence ATGCCACGTGGGAGGcggcggagccgccgccgccgccgggccggAACCGCGGCCCCGCTGACGCTGGGGACGGCGCTCGCCGGGCGCCGCGAGGAGGGGAGGTCTCGGAGCCCCCGGGACCGCGCCGGGATCGCCGAGACCCGATGGGTGCTCGGCGCGGTGGCGCCCGGCTCGCGGCTCGGCCTCCCGGGCCTAGAAGcgctggcggcggcggccgggcctAGGGGCGGCTCTCCGCCCTGGGCGGCGCCCTCGCTGCTGCAGGTGCCGGCGGCGGCCCAGCCGGCCCCGCGGCGGGATGGCAGCGACCTGCCCGCCGGCGCGCCGGCCGCCCTGGCCGTGCTGCGCCTTCAGCCCGGCGCCGAGGGCtcggcgcgggcggcggcggcggcggccggggccgcgccgcgcctGCGGACCGTCTACGTGAACCCGCGCTGGCTGGAGCGGCAGGCCGCGCtgggggcggcggcggcggccgccagCCCCTGCGCCgaggcggcagcggcggcgagcggcgcggccggggcccctgccccgagcccggccccggctccagctccggctccggccccggctccggctcaggcggcggcggcggcggggcagggccagggcGAGGCCGAGGCGGCGGCCACCCCCTACGTGGGGCTGCGGCGGCCGCTGGGCTACAAGCTGGCCAAGGCCACCAAGGAGCGGATCTGGCGGGGGGAGTTCATTGACCTCTTTTCCTTGCTCCACACAGAGCTGGCCCCCGAGCACGGCCCGCGCCCGGGGGACACGCTGGACCAGTGGGTCTCGGCCTTCCTGGTGTACGCCAGCGTGCTGTGCGAGAAGCACCCGGCGCGCTGCGGAGCCATGTTCAAGTACCTGGACACCATCCGCAAGCTGCACGCCACCTACGGGGGCACCTCCTGGATGAACTACGATGAGGATTTCCGGCGGCGGGCGGCCAAGAACCCCTCACTGCCCTGGGGCGACGTCGACTTGGACCTGTGGATGAAGTGGATGGCGCCCCTCAAGTCGCTTGTCCCCAGGCGCCCGCGTGCGGAGAGCGAGACACAGGCCTCGCCGGCGCAGCCACCACCGCCCGGCCAGAGCCCcaagcaggaggagaaaagccAG